One window of Hymenobacter sp. BRD128 genomic DNA carries:
- a CDS encoding BLUF domain-containing protein, translating to MLTPQPLYQIIYHSLATGDGLTPEALAELLRQARAHNQDHRLTGLLLYAADTKEFVQVIEGPRDEIDTLYARIARDPRHKHAFVLHEGPAAGRMFPDWRMGFVPAATQDLRTTTGYLPLAQQPGRISPFSLVVHVPETLRRFLSSFAQPLPVAVLPG from the coding sequence ATGCTTACCCCGCAGCCGCTCTACCAGATAATTTACCACAGCCTGGCCACCGGTGACGGCCTGACGCCCGAGGCGCTGGCCGAGCTGCTGCGCCAGGCTCGCGCCCACAACCAGGACCACCGCCTCACGGGCCTGTTGCTCTACGCCGCCGACACCAAAGAATTTGTGCAGGTAATCGAAGGGCCGCGCGACGAAATCGACACCCTCTACGCCCGCATTGCCCGCGACCCGCGCCACAAGCACGCCTTTGTGCTGCACGAGGGGCCGGCGGCGGGCCGCATGTTTCCCGACTGGCGCATGGGCTTCGTGCCCGCCGCCACCCAGGATTTGCGCACCACTACCGGCTACCTGCCGCTAGCTCAGCAGCCCGGCCGCATCAGCCCCTTCAGCTTAGTGGTGCACGTGCCCGAGACGCTGCGGCGCTTCCTCAGCAGCTTTGCCCAGCCGCTGCCGGTGGCCGTGCTGCCCGGCTAG
- a CDS encoding M14 family metallopeptidase: MSSAPAPPLTTPFERDPRHNTTATYAECIAFYKELAAAYPATMQLRAAGPTDSGQPLHEVVLSADGTFEPGASRAKGRPILFIQNGIHPGEPEGIDASMMLARDLLRSQKYRPLLQKVTVVIIPAYNIDGMLNRNSTTRVNQNGPAEYGFRGNARHLDLNRDFVKQDSRNARSFAALFQKWRPEIFVDTHTSNGADYQYTMTIIPTQHNKLAPALGTYLQDKLLPALYQGMDQKHWPMTPYVDFEGETPESGLRAFLESPRYSTGYAALFNSIGFMPETHMLKPFGPRVQATYDLLTTYLETVASQAPALLAARAEADRALAAQTQFPLAWALDEQPSGTLQFRGYEAGHKASGVSGQPRLYYDRARPYVRPVKFYNNAHATVVVQAPDAYLIPAEWTEILDNLRRNGIVLRELPQPLTGAAETYTIEDYKTTPRPYEGHYLHSQVKLATRPPATATLPAGAYLAVLAEQGPAKRYLVEALEPQATDSFFTWGFFDSILQQKEHYSDYVFEDLAADYLAQNPAVRQQLDAAKAADPALAASGPAQLEWVYQHSPYVEAGYRRYPVLRWLGAAPH; encoded by the coding sequence ATGTCCTCCGCCCCCGCCCCGCCGCTCACCACGCCCTTCGAGCGCGACCCGCGGCACAATACCACGGCCACCTATGCCGAGTGCATAGCCTTTTATAAAGAGCTGGCCGCCGCCTACCCGGCCACCATGCAGCTGCGCGCGGCCGGCCCCACCGACAGCGGCCAGCCGCTGCACGAGGTGGTACTTTCGGCCGATGGCACCTTCGAGCCGGGGGCTAGCCGGGCCAAGGGCCGGCCGATTTTATTTATCCAAAACGGTATTCACCCCGGTGAGCCCGAGGGCATCGACGCCAGCATGATGCTGGCCCGCGACCTGCTGCGCAGCCAGAAATACCGGCCGCTACTGCAGAAAGTCACCGTCGTTATCATCCCGGCCTACAACATCGACGGCATGCTGAACCGCAACTCGACCACCCGCGTGAACCAGAACGGACCGGCCGAGTACGGTTTCCGGGGCAATGCGCGCCACCTCGACTTGAACCGCGACTTCGTGAAGCAGGACTCGCGCAACGCACGCTCGTTCGCGGCGCTGTTTCAGAAGTGGCGGCCCGAGATTTTTGTGGATACGCACACCTCCAACGGGGCTGATTATCAATACACGATGACCATCATCCCGACCCAGCACAACAAGCTGGCGCCGGCGCTGGGCACGTACTTGCAGGACAAGCTGCTGCCCGCGCTCTACCAGGGCATGGACCAGAAGCACTGGCCCATGACGCCCTACGTCGACTTTGAGGGCGAAACGCCCGAGAGCGGCCTCCGGGCTTTTCTGGAAAGCCCGCGCTACTCGACCGGCTACGCGGCCTTGTTCAATAGCATTGGCTTTATGCCCGAAACGCACATGCTCAAGCCCTTCGGGCCGCGCGTGCAAGCCACCTACGACCTGCTCACGACCTACCTCGAAACTGTGGCTAGCCAGGCCCCCGCCCTGCTGGCCGCCCGCGCCGAAGCTGACCGCGCCCTGGCCGCCCAAACGCAGTTTCCGCTGGCCTGGGCGCTCGATGAGCAGCCGAGCGGCACGCTGCAATTTCGGGGCTACGAGGCCGGGCACAAGGCTAGCGGCGTGAGCGGGCAGCCGCGCCTCTACTACGACCGCGCCCGACCCTACGTGCGGCCGGTAAAATTTTACAACAACGCCCACGCCACGGTGGTGGTGCAGGCGCCCGATGCGTACCTCATTCCGGCCGAGTGGACAGAAATTCTTGATAACCTGCGCCGCAACGGCATAGTGCTGCGCGAGCTGCCCCAGCCCCTCACTGGTGCGGCCGAAACCTATACCATTGAAGACTATAAAACCACGCCGCGCCCCTACGAAGGCCACTATCTGCACAGCCAGGTAAAGCTGGCCACCCGGCCGCCAGCCACGGCTACGCTGCCCGCCGGCGCCTACCTGGCCGTGCTGGCCGAGCAAGGCCCCGCCAAGCGCTACCTCGTGGAAGCCCTGGAACCGCAAGCCACCGACTCGTTCTTCACCTGGGGCTTTTTCGACAGCATTTTGCAGCAGAAAGAGCACTATTCCGACTACGTATTTGAGGACCTGGCCGCCGACTACCTGGCTCAAAACCCCGCCGTGCGCCAGCAGCTCGATGCCGCCAAAGCTGCCGACCCGGCCCTGGCCGCCAGCGGCCCGGCCCAGCTGGAGTGGGTGTATCAGCACTCGCCCTACGTCGAGGCGGGCTACCGCCGCTACCCGGTACTGCGCTGGCTGGGAGCAGCCCCTCACTAG